CATCAGCGAGCGCATCCTCAAGGACGACGTCTTCACGTCGATCCACATCGAGGAGTTCGAGTGCATCGCGCGCGACACCAAGCTGGGCAAGGAGGAGATCACCCGCGACATCCCGAACGTGGGTGAGGAGGCCCTCAAGGACCTGGACGAGAGCGGCATCATCCGCATCGGCGCCGAGGTGAAGCCCGGCGACGTGCTGGTCGGCAAGATCACTCCGAAGGGCGAGACGCAGCTGTCTCCGGAAGAGAAGCTGCTGCGCGCCATCTTCGGTGAGAAGGCCGGCGACGTGCGTGACAGCTCGCTGCGCGTGCCCCCCGGCGTGGTCGGCACCGTCATCAACGCCAAGGTGTTCAGCCGCAAGGGCGTGGAGAAGGACGAGCGCGCCAAGCAGATCGAGTCGGCCGAGGAGGCCAAGCTCCTCAAGGACCAGAACGACGAGATCAAGGTCCTCCAGGACAGCGCCTTCAACCGCATCCGCGCGCTGCTCCGCGGCAAGGAGGCCCAGGGCAAGCTCGTGGACGACAAGGGCAAGATCCTCCTGAAGAAGGGGGACATCCTCAACGACGAGCTCCTCGCCACGGTGCCGTACAAGTACTGGGCGGAGATCTCCGTCGGTGACCCGCTCGATGGCCGCATCCGCGACATCCTCAAGAACCTCGAGGAGACCAAGGAGGCCGTGAAGCTGGCCTTCGGCGAGAAGATCGCTCGCATCAAGAAGGGCGATGAGCTCCCGCCGGGCGTCATCAAGATGGTGAAGGTGTACGTCGCCATCAAGCGCAAGCTGGCCGTGGGCGACAAGATGGCCGGCCGCCACGGGAACAAGGGTGTGGTGTCCCGCATCCACCCCGAGGAGGACATGCCGTACCTGGACGACGGCCGTCCGGTGGACATCGTGCTCAACCCGCTGGGCGTGCCCAGCCGCATGAACATCGGGCAGATCCTCGAGACGCACCTGGGCTGGGCGGCCAAGGGCGTGGGCGAGCAGCTCCAGCGCTACATCGAGGAGAACTACTCCGGCGAGCAGCTCAAGAAGCAGCTGAAGGTCGTCTACGACGACAAGGCCTTCGGCGACTTCGTGGACACGCTGCCCGACGACGAGGTGAAGCTCCTCTGCCAGCGCCTGAAGAAGGGCATCCACGTCGCCACGCCGGTGTTCGACGGCGCGCGCGAGTCGGAGATCCACTCCCTGTTCGACGAGGCGCGCCTGCCTCGCACCGGCCAGATGGTGCTCTTCGACGGCCGCACCGGTGAGCCGTTCGACCAGAACGTCACCGTGGGCGTCATGTACATGCTCAAGCTGCACCACCTGGTGGACGAGAAGATCCACGCGCGGTCCATCGGGCCCTACTCGCTCGTCACGCAGCAGCCCCTGGGCGGCAAGGCCCAGTTCGGCGGCCAGCGTCTGGGAGAGATGGAAGTCTGGGCGATGGAGGCCTACGGCGCCGCGTACACGCTGCAGGAGTTCCTCACCGTCAAGTCGGACGACGTGGTGGGCCGCACGCGCATGTACGAGGCCATCGTCAAGGGCGACAACGTGCTGGAGTCCGGTCTGCCCGAGTCGTTCAACGTGCTCCTCAAGGAGCTCCAGTCGCTGGCCCTGGACGTGGAGCTGCTCGAGAGCGCGCCCCCCGAGCGGCAGCGCTCGTTCGGCGGGGACTTCGGTGGTGGTGACGGCGAGGACCGGAAGACCGGCACCGAGGCGTAACGGAGGGCCGCCCCACTGGATGCCCGCTCCCATGGAGGGCGGGCGTCCAGGTTGAGTGGCGGCACGGGCCCGCAACGCAAGGGCGCCTCAGGCGCTCTCAAAAAGAGATTTTCGGAGGCAACGTGAAGGACATTTTCAACTTCTTCGAGAAGCCGAAGGACCCGCTTTCGTTCAACGCCATTCGTATCGCGTTGGCGTCGCCGGACAAGATCCGGCAGTGGTCTCACGGTGAGGTGAAGAAGCCGGAGACCATCAACTACCGTACCTTCAAGCCGGAGCGGGACGGCCTGTTCTGCGCCCGCATCTTCGGGCCGGTGAAGGACTACGAGTGCAACTGCGGCAAGTACAAGCGCATGAAGCACCGTGGCGTGGTGTGCGAGAAGTGCGGCGTGGAGGTGATCCAGTCCAAGGTGCGCCGTGAGCGCCTGGGCCACATCACCCTGGCCACGCCCGTGGCCCACATCTGGTTCCTCAAGTCGCTGCCGAGCCGCATCGGCAACCTGCTCGACATCACCCTGAAGGAGCTGGAGAAGGTCCTCTACTGCGAGAGCTACATCGTCCTCGATCCGAAGGCGACGCCGCTGACCAAGGGCGAGCTCGTCAGCGAGGAGAAGATGCACCGGCTCTTCCAGGAGCACGGTGAGGACTCGTTCACCGCCGGCATGGGCGGCGAGGCCGTCCGCGAGCTGCTCAAGTCCATCGACGTGGACAAGCTCTCCGAGGACCTCCGCAAGGACATGCGGGAGACCAACAGCGAGGCCAAGCGGAAGAAGTACGCCAAGCGCCTCAAGGTCGCCGAGGCCTTCCGCGCCTCCGGCAACAAGCCCGAGTGGATGATGCTGGACGTGATCCCGGTCATCCCGCCGGATCTGCGCCCGCTGGTTCCCCTCGACGGTGGCCGCTTCGCCACGTCCGACCTGAACGACCTGTACCGCCGCGTCATCAACCGCAACAACCGCCTCAAGCGGCTGCAGGAGCTGAACGCGCCGGACATCATCATCCGTAACGAGAAGCGCATGCTCCAGGAGGCCGTCGACGCGCTGTTCGACAACGGCCGCCGCGGCAAGACGATCACCGGCCCCAACAAGCGGCCGCTGAAGTCCCTGTCCGACATGCTCAAGGGCAAGCAGGGCCGGTTCCGCCAGAACCTGCTCGGCAAGCGCGTGGACTACTCCGGCCGCTCCGTCATCGTGGTCGGCCCGGAGCTCAAGCTCCACCAGTGCGGCCTGCCCAAGATCATGGCGCTCGAGCTGTTCAAGCCGTTCATCTACAACAAGCTCGAGGAGAAGGGGTACGTCACCACCATCAAGAGCGCCAAGAAGATGGTGGAGAAGGAGCGCCCCGAGGTGTGGGACATCCTCGAGGACGTGATCCGCGAGCACCCGGTGCTCCTCAACCGCGCCCCCACGCTGCACCGTCTGGGCATGCAGGCCTTCGAGCCCGTCCTCATCGAGGGCAAGGCCATCCAGCTGCACCCGCTGGTGTGCGCCGCGTTCAACGCGGACTTCGACGGTGACCAGATGGCCGTCCACGTGCCGCTCTCCATCGAGGCTCAGATGGAGGCCCGCGTGCTGATGATGTCCACCAACAACATCCTCAGCCCCGCGCACGGCAAGCCCATCATCGTCCCGACGCAGGACATGGTGCTCGGCATCTACTACATGACGCGCGCCCGCGAGTTCGCCAACGGCGAGGGCCGCGTGTTCTCCTCGCCCGAGGAGGTCCGCGCCGCGTACGACCACGGCGAGGTCCACCTGCAGGCGAAGATCGTCTGCCGCATCAACGGCAAGCGCAAGGAGACCACGGTGGGCCGCGTCCTGCTGTGGGACATCGTCCCGCGCAAGGTCGGCTTCGACGCCATCAACAAGGTGCTCGACAAGAAGGCGCTCGGCTCGCTCATCGACCAGTGCTACCGCCTCACCGGTGAGAAGGAGACGGTGCTCCTGGCCGACCGCGTGCGCAGCCTCGGCTACACCAACGCGACCAGGGCCGGCATCTCCATCGCGCTCAAGGACATGGTCATCCCTGCCAAGAAGCAGGAGTTCCTGGACTTCGCGCGCAAGGAAGTGGCGGAGATCGAGAACCAGTACCTCGAGGGCCTCATCACCGACGGTGAGCGCTACAACAAGGTCATCGATATCTGGGCGGAGATCACCGAGAAGGTGGCCGCCGAGATGATGCAGCAGATCTCCCAGGAAGAGGCCACGGGAGAGGGCAAGGACGGCAAGCGCGAGACGCGCAAGCAGCCGTCGTTCAACCCCATCTACATCATGGCCGACTCCGGCGCCCGCGGCTCCGCCCAGCAGATCCGTCAGCTGGCCGGTATGCGTGGCCTCATGGCCAAGCCCTCCGGCGAGATCATCGAGACGCCCATCACGGCCAACTTCCGTGAAGGCCTCTCCGTGCTCCAGTACTTCATCTCGACGCACGGCGCTCGTAAGGGTCTGGCGGACACGGCGCTCAAGACGGCCAACTCCGGCTACCTCACCCGCCGTCTCGTGGACGTGGCGCAGGACGCCATCATCAACGAGTACGACTGCGGCACCATGGACGGCCTCTTCATCGGCGCCCTGGTGGAGGGCGGCGAGATCATCGAGCCGCTCGGCGAGCGCATCCTGGGCCGCGTGGCCCTGGACGACATCCTCGATCCCGTCACCGGCGAGGCGCTGGTCCGCGCCAACGAGGAGATCGACGAGGATCGCGTCCGCCGCATCGAGAACAGCGGCCTCGACCGCGTGAAGATCCGCTCGGTGCTCACCTGCCAGGCCAAGCGCGGCATCTGCGTGGAGTGCTACGGCCGTGATCTGGCCCGTGGCCGCAAGGTGTCCATCGGCGAGGCCGTGGGCGTCATCGCGGCGCAGTCCATCGGCGAGCCGGGTACCCAGCTCACGATGCGCACCTTCCACATCGGTGGCGCGGCGACCCGGCGCGCGGAGCAGTCCAGCCTCGAGAACCGGTACGCCGGTACGGTGAAGTTCTCCGGCCTCATCACGGTGCAGAAGAACGACGGCACCCTGGTGGCCATGAACCGCAACGGCGAGCTCGTCGTCGTCGACGACAGCGGCCGCGAGCGCGAGCGCTACCAGGTCATCTACGGCGCCCGCATCCTCGTGAAGGAGACCCAGCGCATCGAGGCTGGCACGCTCCTGGCCGAGTGGGATCCGTTCGCCATCCCGCTGCTCACCGAGGTGGGCGGTGTCGTGCGCTACGATGACATCATCGAAGGCGTCACGATGAGCGAGGCCCTGGACGAGGTGACGGGCCTGAGCCGCCGCACCGTCATCGAGTCCAAGGACCCCGAGGCCCGCCCGCGCATCACCATCCGCGACGCGCAGGGCAACGTGAAGGATCTGCCCAGCTCCAAGAACCCGGCGAGCTACTTCCTGCCGCAGGGCTCCATCATCACCGTGAACGACGGCGACGAGATCCACCCGGGCGAGGTCATCGCCAAGGTGCCTCGCGAGACCACGAAGACCAAGGACATCACGGGCGGTCTGCCCCGCGTGGCCGAGCTCTTCGAGGCGCGCAAGCCGAAGGACGCGGCGGCGATCGCGGAGATCGACGGCGTGGTGTCGTTCGGCAAGGACACCAAGGGCAAGCGCAAGCTCATCATCACCCCCGAGGTGAACAACGAGCAGCGCACCGACCTGGCCAAGGAGTACCTGATCTCCAAGGGCAAGAACATCAGCGTCCATTCCGGCGACCGCGTGAAGGCCGGCGAGGCGCTGATGGACGGCGCCGCCAACCCGCACGACATCCTCAAGGTGCTGGGCGAGAAGGAACTCGCGCGCTACCTGGTGGACGAGGTGCAGGAGGTCTACCGACTGCAGGGCGTGAAGATCAACGACAAGCACATCGAGACGATCGTCCGGCAGATGCTGCGCCGGGTGCGCGTCACCGAGGTGGGCGACACCAACTTCCTGGTCGACGAGCAGGTCGAGAAGTGGGTGTTCGAGGAGGAGAACGAGAAGGTCATGGCCGAGGGCAAGCGCCCGGCCGTGGGCGAGCCGCTGCTGCTCGGCATCACCAAGGCCTCGCTCTCCACCGAGTCGTTCATCTCGGCGTCCTCCTTCCAGGAGACCACCAAGGTGCTCACCGAGGCCGCCATCAACGGCAAGGTGGACTACCTGCGCGGCCTCAAGGAGAACGTCATCATGGGCCGCCTCATCCCCGCCGGTACGGGCCTGCCGAACTACCGCCACCTCGACATCGAGGTGGAGAGCCCCACCGACGAGGTCAACGAGATGGAGGCCGCCCTGGCCGCCACTCACGGAGACTCCGCTCCCATGCAGCCCCCGGCCGCTCGCGCCGAGGGCACCCAGACTTCGGGTGCCGCCTAGCGGCTCCCCGGGCCTGAGCCCCTGATGTTCCGCCGCCGCCCTGGCATGCTGCTGGGGCGGCGGTTGCTTTTTCGTCTGCCCTCCAACGTTCGTCGCTTGACGCTGATGATGCGTTGCGTTATTCGTGACGCGGCACGTCAACTTCGATGAACACCTTCACTGTCAATCCTGGAGAGAAGACGATGGCGACCAACGGCAAGGCGCGGAACCTGGAGACGTTCGTGAAGCAGCAGCTTGAGGGCGCGCAGAAGCGCTTCGAGGGTCTGGAGACCGAGGCTGGCAAGGTGCTCCGTACCCTGAAGGCCCGCAGCAAGGGCCCCGCGCGTGAGGTGGAGAAGATCCTGGGGCAGATCAACCCGGACACGCTGCTCGAGAACCCCAAGGTGAAGGAGCTGGGCCGCAAGGCGACGCAGGTCAGCTCGGATCTCCGCAAGCGCCTGGATGGCTTCCAGACGCGCGCCGTCGAGGCGGTAGGTGTGGCCAGCCAGGCGCAGGTGAAGGAGCTCAACAAGGAGCTGTCCCGCCTGTCCAAGAAGCTCGACCAGCTGATTCCTCCCTCTGTGAAGAAGGTCGCCTCCCGGGGCTCCTCGCGTCCGTCCGCTTCGTGACGCACTGAGTCTTCCGTCAGTCAACGAAGGGAAGGGTAGGCAGGAAACGTCCGTTCCCTTCGCAACCGGGGTGTGCTTACTTCAGGCCATGTTTTCCACAGTCCCGGGCTTTTCCAGCCTGGGCACACTCCCGGATCGACCGCATGGACAAGCCTGAGGCCCCCCGAGAGAAGCACACGGTGACCGAAGCTTTCGAGCGTATCTGGAGTCAGGCCCTGCTGGCCGTCTCCACCGCGGAGGAAGAGGTGAACCGCACCTTCCAGAAGGTGGCGGCCACCGCGGGTTGGAGCCAGGAAGAGGTGAAGCGCCACGCCCGGGAGTTCACCGAGCGGCTCGTGGGCCACCGCAAGGGCTTGGAGCACTCCGTCGAGGAGGCCGTCCGTGGGGCCGTCTCCCGGCTGAAGGTGCCCCGGCGAGAGGAGCTACAGGAGTTCGAGGCGCGGCTGGCGAAGCTGGCCGAGCGCATCGACTCGCTGGGGCAGCAGAAGTGACGGCCCCGCCTCCGGCGGGGCGGGGCGGCAAGTGGCTCGCCCGGCTCCACAGCCTGAGCTCCGGGTGCGCCAAGCTCCCGCTGCTGGCGGGCATGGCGCTCGTGCTGTCCGCGCGCATCATCCCCGTGCTCAGCGAGCCGGCGCCTCCGCTCGTGGCGCCGTCCCTGGCCGTGGCCGAGCCCACCTCGCATGACGCCACCCTGATCGACGCGGTGCTGGCCAAGCGGGCCCCGGATCTCGGCCTCACCCTGCGCCGCCAGCTCGGCCAGGCCATCGCCGAGGAGGCGGGCAAGTCGGGGTATGATCCGCTGCTGATCCTGGCCCTCATCGACGTGGAGTCCGACTTCGAGGAGGAGGCCATCTCCATGAAGGGGGCTCGCGGGCTGATGCAGATCAAGCCCAGCACGCTTCACTTCCTCGCCGAGAAGGAGGGCCTGCGGCTGTCCCGCGAGGAGGTGGCCGCTGATCCCGCGCTCTGTGTCCGCCTGGGTATCCGCTACCTGCGCAACCTGCAGGAGCGCTTCGGAGGGGACCTGGACTTCGCCCTCATGGCCTACAACGCCGGCCCCACCCGCATCCGCAAGGCCATCAAGGAGGGCGATCTGGAGGCCTTCCGCCGCTACCCTCGCCTGGTGAGGCGTGATTTCAAGCGCTTCCGAGAGGGACAGGGGCTGGGCGGGGACTGGGCCCTGGCTCAACGGGCGGGGGGCGAGGAAATCCCCAATCCCTGATCTCCTCGTGAATGACCGCCCGCCACGCGCGTTCACATTCGTGTACGCGCGCCTTGTCCGGTCCCTCTGGGTGCGCTAAGGGGATTGCAAGTTCCTGGGACCTTTGAGGATTTCCAGGAGTGACGTGCATGTATCGCTCGATTCTTTCCGCCGCCCTCGTCGCGCTCGCGGCCCTGATGGTGCCCGCCTCGGCCCTTGCTTCCTCGGTGTACCTCAACGGGGTCCGCATCAACGGGGTCACCAACCAGAAGTTCGAGAAGGCCACCGTCCGCATCGACGAGAAGGGCGACGTCTATATCGATGCGCCCGGCTACGCGGTCCGGGTGGAGACGGTTGCGGCTCCGGCTCCCGCTCCCGCTCTCGTGGCCACGGCTCCCGCCGCACCTCCCGCCGCGCCTCCTACGGCCGCGGCCCCGCCTCCCGCTCCAGCCCCTGCGGCCGCCGCTCCTGCCCAGGAGGGGCCTCCGACGCTCACCCGGCGCTACTGGCTGGTGACGGAACAGGCCGTGCCGGGCATGGCCGAGTACGAGTTCGACCTCTACATCAACTCCAAGTGGATCCGGAAACTCCGGAATAACGAGGAGCAGGTCATCACGGAGATCACCCGCCAGCTGCAGCCGGGGAAGAACTCCATCCTGTTCAGTGCTCGCAAGGTGGCTGTGGGAGACAGGAAGAGTTATTCGCCTCAGCACTACTTCAAGGTCATCATTGGTGAGGGCAATGTGGGTGGGGGCAACGTGATGATCGACAACCCGATCATTCGCTTCCAGCGCACGGCCGCGGACACGAAGGACGATTCCGAGGAGTTCTTCCTCACCACAAAATAGCGCCCGAGGAGGCGGCTGGTTCCTTGTTCAATATCGATGAGAGATATCGCGGGTTGCCCGCGAGCCGCGAACAGGTGATCGCGCTGCACACGTCGCTCAACTCGCCGCACCTGTTCATTCCAGGCAAGCCGGCGGGGCCGGCGCAGGCGTTCATCCTGGGCCTGCGCGGCTCGACGGGCTTCGCGACGTTCATCTACCTGTACCTGTCCGAGGCCGCCGAGTGCGCCGTCTATGTCTCCGGCAAGCGCAACACGAGCTTCGAGGAGTACCTGGGCGAGGAGGGCGAGGCGCTCGCCTTCGTCGAGTCCATGGGCTTCATGATGGACAACTCGAACTGGCGCTCGCTGCCGCAGCCGACCCAGGAGGAACTGCTGCGGACGCTGCCCGTCTTCTTCCGCGATCCCAAGCAGGTGCCGGCCGCCGCGAAGAAGGTCGAGGAGAAGCGCAGCGCCGCTGCTACCCTGGGCCGGTTCCTCGCCGCCTTCTGAACTCCCAGCCCCGAGTCTTCTCCATGCTCCGCGTCTCCCTCTCCTGGCCTCTGGCGCTCGCGCTCGTCCTCTCCGCTTGCAAGCACGTCCCCACGGAGAAGGAGCGGCAGAGCTCGGAAATCCACTACAACCTGGGCGTGCAGGCGCAGCAGAGCGGCAACATCCAGGAGGCGCTCAGCGAGTTCCAGCGCGCCGTGGAGCTGGATCCGGACAACGCCGACGCGCAGAACGCGCTGGGCATCCTGCTGCACCTGTCCTTCCGGCGGCACGCGGAGGCCATCGAGCACTACCGCAAGGCCATCGAGGTGCGCCCGAACTTCTCCGAGGCTCGCACCAACCTGGGCAACGTCCACCTGGATCAGGGCCAGTACGACGAGGCCATCAAGCTCTACGAGCAGGTGCTCAACGACATGCTGTACCCCACGCCGTACATCGCCCAGGGCAACCTGGGGTGGGCCTACTACAAGAAGGGCGACACGGCGAAGGCGCTGGAGAACATCAAGGCCGCCGTGACGCTCAACCCGAGCTTCTGCCTGGGCTTCAAGAACATGGGCCTCATCTACGAGCAGACGGGGAAGACCGAGGAGGCCTGCACCCAGTTCGGCCACTACCGCGAGCAGTGCCCCGACGTGGCCGATGCGTACCTGCGCGAGGGCGTGTGTCTGGCCAAGAAGGGTGAGTCGGACACCGCGAAGCAGCGCCTGGAGACGTGCGAGAGCAAGGCCACGCAGCCCGCGCTGAAGGAAGAGTGCCGCCGTCTGCGGGAGCAGCTGTAGGCCAGGAGCGGACGTGGACCACGTCGACTTCGGCAAATACCTCTCCCAGCAGCGCGAGCTCCGGGGCATGTCGCGCGATGACATCTCCCGGGCGACGAAGATCCCTCCGAGCCTCGTGGCGGCGCTCGAGGAGGGGCAGGTGGAGCGCCTGCCCGCTCGCATCTTCGTGCTGAACTACATCCGGGCCTACGCGCACGTCATCGGCATGGCGCCCGAGGATGCCGTGCT
This is a stretch of genomic DNA from Hyalangium gracile. It encodes these proteins:
- the rpoC gene encoding DNA-directed RNA polymerase subunit beta'; this encodes MKDIFNFFEKPKDPLSFNAIRIALASPDKIRQWSHGEVKKPETINYRTFKPERDGLFCARIFGPVKDYECNCGKYKRMKHRGVVCEKCGVEVIQSKVRRERLGHITLATPVAHIWFLKSLPSRIGNLLDITLKELEKVLYCESYIVLDPKATPLTKGELVSEEKMHRLFQEHGEDSFTAGMGGEAVRELLKSIDVDKLSEDLRKDMRETNSEAKRKKYAKRLKVAEAFRASGNKPEWMMLDVIPVIPPDLRPLVPLDGGRFATSDLNDLYRRVINRNNRLKRLQELNAPDIIIRNEKRMLQEAVDALFDNGRRGKTITGPNKRPLKSLSDMLKGKQGRFRQNLLGKRVDYSGRSVIVVGPELKLHQCGLPKIMALELFKPFIYNKLEEKGYVTTIKSAKKMVEKERPEVWDILEDVIREHPVLLNRAPTLHRLGMQAFEPVLIEGKAIQLHPLVCAAFNADFDGDQMAVHVPLSIEAQMEARVLMMSTNNILSPAHGKPIIVPTQDMVLGIYYMTRAREFANGEGRVFSSPEEVRAAYDHGEVHLQAKIVCRINGKRKETTVGRVLLWDIVPRKVGFDAINKVLDKKALGSLIDQCYRLTGEKETVLLADRVRSLGYTNATRAGISIALKDMVIPAKKQEFLDFARKEVAEIENQYLEGLITDGERYNKVIDIWAEITEKVAAEMMQQISQEEATGEGKDGKRETRKQPSFNPIYIMADSGARGSAQQIRQLAGMRGLMAKPSGEIIETPITANFREGLSVLQYFISTHGARKGLADTALKTANSGYLTRRLVDVAQDAIINEYDCGTMDGLFIGALVEGGEIIEPLGERILGRVALDDILDPVTGEALVRANEEIDEDRVRRIENSGLDRVKIRSVLTCQAKRGICVECYGRDLARGRKVSIGEAVGVIAAQSIGEPGTQLTMRTFHIGGAATRRAEQSSLENRYAGTVKFSGLITVQKNDGTLVAMNRNGELVVVDDSGRERERYQVIYGARILVKETQRIEAGTLLAEWDPFAIPLLTEVGGVVRYDDIIEGVTMSEALDEVTGLSRRTVIESKDPEARPRITIRDAQGNVKDLPSSKNPASYFLPQGSIITVNDGDEIHPGEVIAKVPRETTKTKDITGGLPRVAELFEARKPKDAAAIAEIDGVVSFGKDTKGKRKLIITPEVNNEQRTDLAKEYLISKGKNISVHSGDRVKAGEALMDGAANPHDILKVLGEKELARYLVDEVQEVYRLQGVKINDKHIETIVRQMLRRVRVTEVGDTNFLVDEQVEKWVFEEENEKVMAEGKRPAVGEPLLLGITKASLSTESFISASSFQETTKVLTEAAINGKVDYLRGLKENVIMGRLIPAGTGLPNYRHLDIEVESPTDEVNEMEAALAATHGDSAPMQPPAARAEGTQTSGAA
- the tgl gene encoding social motility TPR repeat lipoprotein Tgl — translated: MLRVSLSWPLALALVLSACKHVPTEKERQSSEIHYNLGVQAQQSGNIQEALSEFQRAVELDPDNADAQNALGILLHLSFRRHAEAIEHYRKAIEVRPNFSEARTNLGNVHLDQGQYDEAIKLYEQVLNDMLYPTPYIAQGNLGWAYYKKGDTAKALENIKAAVTLNPSFCLGFKNMGLIYEQTGKTEEACTQFGHYREQCPDVADAYLREGVCLAKKGESDTAKQRLETCESKATQPALKEECRRLREQL
- a CDS encoding helix-turn-helix domain-containing protein, yielding MDHVDFGKYLSQQRELRGMSRDDISRATKIPPSLVAALEEGQVERLPARIFVLNYIRAYAHVIGMAPEDAVLRYEEVDKATPAPTPAALEKERRRRAWMGLAMMLVVLALGVYAFLVATGKLPRPFAG
- a CDS encoding lytic transglycosylase domain-containing protein yields the protein MTAPPPAGRGGKWLARLHSLSSGCAKLPLLAGMALVLSARIIPVLSEPAPPLVAPSLAVAEPTSHDATLIDAVLAKRAPDLGLTLRRQLGQAIAEEAGKSGYDPLLILALIDVESDFEEEAISMKGARGLMQIKPSTLHFLAEKEGLRLSREEVAADPALCVRLGIRYLRNLQERFGGDLDFALMAYNAGPTRIRKAIKEGDLEAFRRYPRLVRRDFKRFREGQGLGGDWALAQRAGGEEIPNP
- a CDS encoding social motility and stimulation tgl protein, with product MFNIDERYRGLPASREQVIALHTSLNSPHLFIPGKPAGPAQAFILGLRGSTGFATFIYLYLSEAAECAVYVSGKRNTSFEEYLGEEGEALAFVESMGFMMDNSNWRSLPQPTQEELLRTLPVFFRDPKQVPAAAKKVEEKRSAAATLGRFLAAF
- a CDS encoding phasin family protein, encoding MDKPEAPREKHTVTEAFERIWSQALLAVSTAEEEVNRTFQKVAATAGWSQEEVKRHAREFTERLVGHRKGLEHSVEEAVRGAVSRLKVPRREELQEFEARLAKLAERIDSLGQQK